The Primulina huaijiensis isolate GDHJ02 chromosome 12, ASM1229523v2, whole genome shotgun sequence genome has a window encoding:
- the LOC140990570 gene encoding uncharacterized protein: protein MPSSDSFLGQLSNKEGYRKSSSKRWGGVGYGGSSKRMEGLNNVCENGMFLMKKRVMVLVDQSSYSKHAMMWALTHVANKGDVLTLLHIVPSSSPNSLAPTLGSLCKASKPEVEVEVLVIEGPKMATVKSQVKKLEVSVLVLGQKKLSPLLHCLCLKSGTEEFVEQCINKMECLTIGVQKQSKGVSGYLISTRWHKNFWLLA from the exons ATGCCAAGTTCAGATTCATTTCTAGGGCAGCTAAGTAACAAAGAAGGATATCGGAAGTCGAGTTCCAAGAGGTGGGGCGGGGTGGGGTATGGGGGTAGCTCGAAGCGAATGGAAGGGCTGAACAATGTGTGTGAAAATGGGATGTTTCTTATGAAGAAAAGAGTGATGGTTTTAGTGGATCAATCTTCATATTCGAAGCACGCAATGATGTGGGCTCTTACTCATGTGGCCAATAAGGGAGATGTACTCACTCTGCTCCACATTGTTCCTTCTTCATCTCCTAATTCTCTTGCTCCCACACTTGGTTCACTCTGTAAAGCGTCTAAGCCCGAG GTGGAAGTGGAAGTACTAGTAATCGAAGGACCAAAGATGGCTACTGTGAAGAGCCAGGTGAAGAAGCTTGAAGTTTCTGTTCTGGTCTTAGGTCAGAAGAAGCTCTCCCCATTACTCCACTG CCTTTGTTTGAAAAGCGGGACAGAGGAATTTGTGGAACAATGCATCAATAAGATGGAATGCTTGACAATTGGAGTTCAAAAGCAGAGCAAAGGAGTGAGTGGGTATCTCATCAGCACCAGATGGCACAAGAACTTCTGGCTCTTGGCTTAG
- the LOC140989624 gene encoding polyphenol oxidase I, chloroplastic-like, whose amino-acid sequence MASLHLPCATLAHTTNNPSATPRCLFPKPSHFVTSTKRTHRLQVSCRTDGQIQKPTSETSQGKVDRRNMLLGIGGLYSAINLSSAPGASANPIQAPELDKCGTATNLNTGEKLDVNCCPPVVQKITDYKIPPFIKMKIRPAAHKVSPEYIYKYNLAIDRMKRLPADDPRSFMQQANIHCAYCNGAYDQPGKGDLDLQVHNSWLFFPFHRWYLYFYERILGKMINDPTFALPFWNWDNPKGMTIPPMFNNPNAAIFDEKRNQANLPPAVVDLGLTGSTDPLQVVSNNLTVMYTEMIRGNSTATDFMGQPYPEGTAVNPGPGASERGSHTSVHAWVGDPRQPSGEDLGNFYSAGRDPLFYCHHGNVDRMWTLWQYYLPSSKVPDKKITDPDFLNSSFVFYDENSQLVRVYVKDCLSNLAMGYDYERIDLPWLDYRPPPQTATAKVTRTSTAADKAETVFPLKLESIVRVLVPKTKKGKADELLVIENITVDTTKFLKFDVFINDEDDNITELDKAAYVGTYAQIPHKTTNKTATTSIRLRLTDVYEDMDVSDDEDVLLTLVPRHQGPGVTIGGIKIIENPPQKTAATTTASSS is encoded by the coding sequence ATGGCTTCACTTCACCTGCCATGCGCAACCCTCGCCCACACAACCAACAATCCCTCCGCCACCCCCCGCTGTCTATTTCCTAAACCATCCCATTTTGTTACCTCCACGAAACGTACCCACCGCCTGCAAGTTTCCTGTAGAACCGATGGCCAGATCCAAAAACCAACCTCTGAAACCTCCCAAGGGAAAGTGGATAGGAGGAACATGCTTCTCGGTATAGGTGGCCTCTACAGTGCCATCAACCTCAGTTCGGCTCCAGGTGCTTCTGCGAATCCCATACAAGCACCGGAGCTCGACAAATGTGGTACTGCTACAAATTTGAACACCGGCGAAAAACTTGATGTCAACTGTTGTCCCCCGGTTGTACAAAAAATCACGGATTACAAGATCCCTCCattcataaaaatgaaaataaggcCTGCTGCGCATAAAGTTTCACCTGAATACATATACAAGTACAATTTAGCCATCGATCGGATGAAACGTCTTCCGGCAGACGACCCGCGTAGCTTCATGCAGCAAGCTAATATCCATTGCGCTTACTGCAATGGGGCTTACGATCAACCCGGGAAGGGTGATCTGGATCTTCAAGTGCACAATAGTTGGCTTTTCTTCCCTTTCCATAGATGGTATCTGTATTTCTACGAGAGAATCTTGGGGAAAATGATTAATGACCCCACTTTCGCTTTGCCATTTTGGAATTGGGATAATCCTAAAGGGATGACAATCCCACCCATGTTCAACAATCCAAATGCAGCCATCTTTGACGAAAAACGCAACCAAGCAAACCTGCCGCCGGCAGTGGTTGATCTTGGCCTGACCGGGAGCACTGACCCTCTTCAAGTCGTGTCTAATAACCTCACCGTTATGTATACTGAGATGATTCGAGGCAACTCGACCGCGACTGATTTTATGGGACAACCGTATCCAGAAGGAACCGCTGTCAACCCTGGGCCGGGAGCTTCCGAGCGTGGCTCGCACACATCCGTTCATGCCTGGGTTGGAGATCCTAGACAGCCCAGCGGGGAGGATTTGGGTAACTTTTACTCAGCGGGTCGAGACCCGCTGTTTTACTGCCACCACGGAAATGTCGACCGAATGTGGACTTTATGGCAGTACTATCTGCCCAGTAGTAAGGTTCCGGACAAGAAAATCACTGACCCTGATTTTCTCAACTCCTCGTTTGTATTCTACGACGAAAATTCTCAGCTCGTGCGTGTCTATGTAAAGGATTGTTTAAGCAACTTAGCAATGGGATACGACTACGAAAGAATCGACCTTCCCTGGCTCGACTACAGGCCCCCACCTCAAACTGCAACCGCGAAGGTCACTAGAACTAGCACAGCAGCGGACAAAGCAGAGACAGTCTTCCCCCTCAAACTCGAGTCAATTGTCCGAGTCCTGGTTCCCAAAACCAAGAAAGGAAAAGCCGATGAGCTTCTGGTGATAGAAAACATAACTGTGGACACTACCAAGTTCTTGAAATTCGATGTGTTCATTAACGATGAGGACGACAATATTACGGAACTAGATAAGGCCGCGTATGTTGGTACCTATGCTCAGATTCCACACAAGACAACGAACAAAACGGCGACGACTTCGATTCGATTGAGGCTGACGGATGTGTATGAGGACATGGATGTGTCGGATGACGAGGATGTGTTACTCACATTGGTGCCTAGACATCAGGGACCAGGCGTGACCATTGGTGGTATCAAGATCATTGAGAATCCACCCCAGAAAACTGCAGCCACGACAACTGCCTCTTCAAGTTAA